The sequence below is a genomic window from Syntrophorhabdaceae bacterium.
GTGCCGGGACCGGCAAACCAGCCAATTGTTCTACAGCTCTGCAGAAGGTAAGCGTATGCAAGTCTGAGCAGATGCCACAGACCCGCTCTACCAACGTGATGGCCTGGCTGTAATTACGTCTTTGTGCAAGCCACTCAACGCCGCGAAAATTGAACTTGATATGCAGATTAGCATCTTGAACGGTTTCACCCTGGCATTTGAGTTCTAACTTAAAAGGTTCTTCCAATGCAGGATGATAAGGGCCGATCGGGACAGTGTAACTCATCGTGCTCTTTCCTTTCCTTCTTGATCGTCGCGAGACTGATGAAGAAAGATTCCGGGCGGATCTTCAGGACTCAAGAGGAGCGGCGCTGAATCCCGGCCGTTAAACTGAACGGCAAAGCAGTCATGGATTTCCCTTTCCATCCAGTCGGAAGCAGGATGAATCGCGGCAATGCTGCAAATGGTGCCCTTAACGGTCATGGTGACCAGATTCAACATCCGGCCTTCCAGATCCCAGTGGTAGATGATCCGGAACTCGCCTTTTGAAGTCTCGGCTGCGGTAATGGTTACCAGACGTGCTCCAGCCGCGGTCATCAGACGCGCCATCTTCTCCACATCCATACTGGAGGCTTCCGACCACCAACCGTCAGATCTCTTGTCCCAGAATTTTCCGGCGCCTAATTGTGTTAAAATTCCTTCGTTCTTATCCATTTGCTTCACACTCAGGC
It includes:
- a CDS encoding NADH-quinone oxidoreductase subunit C; translation: MDKNEGILTQLGAGKFWDKRSDGWWSEASSMDVEKMARLMTAAGARLVTITAAETSKGEFRIIYHWDLEGRMLNLVTMTVKGTICSIAAIHPASDWMEREIHDCFAVQFNGRDSAPLLLSPEDPPGIFLHQSRDDQEGKERAR